The DNA segment ATTAGTGCCATTGCTGCGGGAATATAAACCTCAATCCCTAGGCGTGTATGGGGTGTATCAATCCCGCAAACATATGCAGCCCGCATTAAGGGTGATGATGGATATGCTAGTGCAGCATTTTAACGGGACAATTTAAGGGCGTGATCTTGCACGACTCAGCTCCAAGATAAAGTCGCTTCGAAACGGCTATTCAGCCTCAACTCCTTCCTTCGATTTATATTTTGCGCCAGACGCTTAAACCCCATTGCGGCTATTTTCTGTTCAGCTATATTGATTGGGATATTTTTGTTTTAAATGTGCAACTTAGGTCCCATCCTCCCTTGCTGAGCAGACGATATGAGCGAAGATATTAAAGATCACAAAGAAATTACCCGCGCGAATATTCGCGTCAATGCCCAGCTCGATGTGCCCTTTTTGGCGATGAATACCCTAGCGGCCATCATCGCCAGCTACGGACTCTTGGCCAACAGCGCCGCCGTGGTCATTGGCGCCATGATTGTTGCTATGCTGTTTTCCCCCATTTTAGGCTTGGCATTAGGGCTGGTCGAAGGAGAAAAACTCTTAGTTCGCCATGCCATTAAGAGTTTAATCGTGGGGAGTATTCTGGTTTATTTCACCGCCTTTTTAATTGGCTTTTTGCATTCCGATATTCCTATCACGCCGGAGATCATGGCGAGAACGGCGCCAAACTTTCTCGATTTAATGGTCGCGTTTGCGGGCGGTGCGGCGGGCGCCTATGCGACTATTTCGCCGCGGTTAAGTACTTCCTTTGTGGGAGTGGCGATTGCCACCGCATTAGTGCCGCCCCTGTGTGCCTCGGCGATATTGCTCGGTCATGGTAATTTTGAACTCGCCCGAGGAGCCTTCTTACTGACGTTTACCAACATAGTCGCCATCCAATTTGTGTCCTCCGTGGTGCTGTGGTTGAACGGTTTTCATGGATTTTATTTTTGGCAAAAAAGCTCACTGTGGGAGTTGCTGAAACGTAACTTCATTACATTGATCCTGCTGGTTATTTTAGTCATTGCCCTCAGCGTGAATCTGCATAATGTGGTGGCAAGGCAATTGTATGAGAGCAAAGTGACTCGCATTGTGAGTGAGCAGTTACTCAAGTTCCCCAATATGCGGTTGATTAAAGTTGGGATTGAGGAAGAGGCCAGTCAATGGATAGTGCGGGTCACCGTTGGCGGAATTAAAAAACCAGATGCCAGCTTTGTGCGACTACTGGAGAGTGAGTTGACGCAGACGGGCCAAGTAAAACCGGCGACCGTGCGCGTGCGTTACTTTCAGGTCGATGTGATTGACCGCGATGGTGATGTTAAAGCGATTCAGGAGCAGGATTAGTAGGCTTAACTTTTGTGCATTAAAAGAAAGCCCCGCAATTGCGGGGCTTTTTATGTACCTATAAACGATTGCGCTTACTTGGTCATACGCTTGTATTTTAAGCGGTGTGGCTCAACCACATCGGCACCATAGGTGTTCTTCAACCATGCCGAGTATTCGGTGTAGTTACCTTCGTAGAAGTTCACTTGGCCTTCGTCGCGGTAGTCTAGAATATGGGTCGCGATACGGTCTAAGAACCAACGGTCGTGCGAAATTACCATGGCACAACCTGGGAACTCGAGGATCGCTTCTTCCAGTGCGCGCAGGGTTTCAACGTCTAAGTCGTTGGTGGGTTCGTCGAGGAGCAGTACGTTACCGCCAGCTTGCAGCAGCTTAGCTAAGTGAACACGGTTGCGCTCACCACCCGACAATGTGCCGATAACTTTCTGTTGATCCGCACCACGGAAGTTGAAGCGGCCCACATAGGCGCGGCTTGGGATTTCCATGTTGTTGATGCGCATGATGTCTTGACCACCGGAAATTTCTTGCCAAATGGTGTTCTTGTCATTCATTGAGTCGCGGAACTGTTCAACCGACGCCAGTTGCACGGTTTCACCTAACTCGATGGTACCGCTATCTGGCTGCTCGCTGCCAGACAGCATACGGAACAGGGTCGATTTACCCGCGCCGTTAGCACCGATAATACCGACGATCGCGCCCTTAGGAATCGAGAACGACAGGTTGTCGATCAGCACGCGGTCACCGTAGGATTTGGTTAAGTTGTTAACCTCAATCACTTTGTCACCTAAACGTGGTCCTGGCGGAATAAACAGCTCGTTGGTTTCGTTACGTTTTTGGTAATCAGAGGTGTTCAGCTCTTCAAAGCGCGCCATACGGGCTTTACCCTTAGACTGACGGCCTTTCGCGCCTTGGCGAACCCATTCTAATTCTTTCGCGATGGTCTTTTGGCGGGCGCTTTCAGCGGCAGATTCCTGCTTCAAGCGAGCATCTTTTTGCTCAAGCCATGAAGAGTAGTTGCCTTCCCATGGGATACCCTCACCACGGTCAAGTTCTAAAATCCAGCCCGCGGCATTGTCGAGGAAGTAACGGTCGTGGGTAATCGCCACAACGGTGCCCGAGTATTCCTGCAGGAAGTGTTCGAGCCAAGCGACTGATTCGGCGTCCAAGTGGTTGGTGGGTTCGTCGAGCAGCAGCATCTCTGGCTTTTCCAGCAGCAGACGACAAATCGCCACACGGCGGCGCTCACCACCCGATAAGACTTCAATCTTCTCGTCCCAATCTGGAAGACGCAGGGCGTTCGCCGCACGCTCGAGGATGTTGTCCAGATTGTGGGCGTCCTGCGCCTGAATGATGGCTTCAAGTTCGCCTTGCTCTTTGGCAAGCGCGTCAAAGTCCGCATCAGGATCGGCGTAAGCCGCATAGACTTCGTCTAAGCGTTTGAGGGCATTTTTGGCTTCAGAAACCGCTTCTTCAATCGCCTCACGTACGGTTTGCGTTGGGTCGAGTTTCGGTTCTTGCGGCAGGTAACCAATCTTCAACCCTGGCATTGGGCGCGCTTCACCCTCAATTTCGGTATCGATACCGGCCATGATGCGCAGTAGGGTGGATTTACCTGAACCGTTAAGACCTAACACACCGATCTTAGCGCCGGGGAAAAAGCTTAAGGAAATGTCTTTAAGGATCTGCTTCTTAGGAGGAACAACCTTGCCCACCCGCAGCATGCTGTAAACAAACTGAGCCATTTTTCTGCATCTATAAGTGACTAATGATGCGGCTAATTCTACTCGATTGTGCGCCGAACTCAACTCGGCATTGAGGCGAGTTCAAGGTAAAACTGTAGGATTTTCATGTTTCAGAGACTGGGATTGTCGGCTAGTTACGAGTAGAATACCGCGCAACCCTACCTACAAGAATTGGCAGCTGGAGTAAGCAATGCTGAAAAAAGATATGAATATCGCAGATTATGATCCGGAACTGTTCAACGCAATTCAGAACGAAACTCTGCGTCAAGAAGAGCATATTGAGCTGATTGCTTCTGAAAACTACACCAGTCCACGCGTGATGCAAGCGCAAGGTTCACAATTAACCAACAAGTACGCCGAAGGTTATCCTGGCAAGCGCTACTACGGTGGTTGTGAGTATGTGGACGTAGTTGAAACCTTAGCGATTGAGCGTGCAAAACAACTGTTTGGCGCGACTTACGCAAACGTACAACCTCACTCAGGTTCTCAAGCAAACAGCGCCGTTTACATGGCATTGTTAAAACCAGGCGATACCGTTTTAGGTATGAACCTTGCTCACGGTGGTCACTTGACCCACGGTTCACCTGTAAACTTCTCCGGTAGACTGTACAACATCATTCCTTACGGCATCGATGAATCAGGCAAAATCGACTACGACGAAATGGAACGTCTGGCGGTTGAACATAAGCCTAAGATGATGATCGGTGGTTTCTCTGCTTACTCAGGCATCGTTGACTGGGCAAGAATGCGCGAAATCGCAGACAAAATAGGTGCTTACCTGTTTGTCGACATGGCGCACGTTGCGGGTCTTATCGCCGCTGGTGTGTATCCAAACCCAGTGCCACACGCGCACGTTGTGACGTCAACCACTCACAAGACCTTAGCCGGTCCTCGTGGCGGTATCATTCTGTCTGCTGCCGATGATGAAGAGCTATACAAAAAGCTGAACTCTGCGGTATTCCCAGGCGGTCAAGGTGGTCCTTTGATGCACGTTATCGCGGGTAAAGCGGTAGCCTTCAAAGAAGCTTTAGAGCCAGAGTTCAAAGCTTACCAACAACAAGTGGTTAAGAATGCTAAAGCCATGGTTGAAGTGTTCTTAGAGCGTGGTTACAAGATCGTTTCTGGCGGTACTGACAACCACTTAATGCTGGTGGACTTAATTGGTCGCGACCTGACGGGTAAAGAAGCCGATGCCGCTTTAGGTAGCGCGAACATCACAGTAAACAAAAACTCTGTGCCAAACGATCCACGTTCTCCATTCGTGACCTCTGGTGTGCGTATCGGTACGCCTGCGATCACTCGCCGTGGCTTTAAAGAAGCTGAAGCGAAAGAGTTAACCGGTTGGATCTGTGACATCCTCGACGATGCCCACAACCCAGCAGTCATCGAGCGCGTAAAAGGCCAAGTATTGGCTCTGTGCGCCCGTTTCCCTGTTTACGGTTAATTCGTTAATTTATCTGAATATGGCGGCTGAGTTCACAACTGCTTAGGGTGTCACTCTTAGGTGGTTAACCTCAGCCGATAAATAGGATAAAATCCCATGGCCGCATTAAGCGGCCATTTTTATTGCTAAAATCTTAGACTTAAACCCGCTCGGTTTAAGCAAGCTACAGCGAAAGCCATAGGCTTTATTCCATTCACGGCAGGAGGCTCAATGCATTGTCCATTTTGCAGCGCGACAGATACTAAAGTGATCGATTCCCGATTAGTGGCGGAAGGCCATCAAGTGCGTCGTCGCCGAGAATGCACCGAATGCCACGAAAGATTTACCACCTTCGAAGGGGCTGAATTAGTCATGCCACGGGTGATTAAACGTGATGGCACGCGCCAACCCTTCGATGAAGAAAAGCTGCAAGCAGGCATGTTACGCGCGGTCGAAAAGCGCCCCGTGTCTATGGATGAAATCGAGCAGGCCTTAAGTAAAATCAAGTCAACGCTGCGGGCTACTGGTGAGCGCGAAGTGCCATCCGAGATGATAGGTAACTTGATGATGGAACAGTTAATGAGCCTAGATAAGGTTGCCTATATTCGTTTTGCCTCGGTTTACCGCGCCTTTGAAGACGTCTCCGAATTTGGCGAGGCGATTGCGAAACTGCAAAAGTAACGTGGGTTATCTTAGGTTAGCGCTTAGGTTAGCGCCTCGTTATGCGCCGCATTCGGGCACGCTTCCTCAGGATTTCATAGGGTTTATATGAATTGGTCAGAACTCGATAACCAGATGATGAGCCGAGCCATACAATTGGCTCGCAAAGGATTTTATACCACTCGCCCCAATCCTAGTGTGGGCTGCGTTATCGTAAAAGATAATCACATTGTCGGCGAAGGTTATCATCAAAAAGCCGGCGAGCCCCACGCCGAGGTGCATGCACTGCGCATGGCAGGCGAACTTGCCCGCGGCGGGACCGCCTATGTCACCTTAGAACCTTGTAGCCATTATGGCCGCACACCGCCGTGCGCCTTGGCGCTGATCAATATTGGTGTAAAACGTGTGGTGGTCGCAGTTGAAGACCCTAATCCGCAGGTCGGTGGTCGCGGAATTCAAATGCTGCGCGATGCGGGCATTCAAGTGGATGTCGGTTTACATCGCGACGAAGCTTACGCTTTAAATCTTGGTTTTATGAAGCGCATGGAGTCGGGCCTGCCTTGGGTAACGGTAAAGCTTGCCGCGAGTCTCGATGGTAAAACCGCGCTATCCAACGGTGTCTCTAAGTGGATTACAGGCCCCGAAGCTCGCCGCGATGTGCAGCGCTTACGTTTGCGCGCCTGCGCACTGGTCACTGGGATTGAAACCGTACTGGCCGATGACCCTTCGCTCAATGTGCGCTACTCAGAGCTTAGCAGTCTTAGCTCGCAATTGAGTGAAGCGCAGATTTTACAACCGCTGCGGGTGATTTTAGACAGTCGTTGCCGCATGCCGATTACGGCGGCCTTGCTTACGATTGAATCGCCGATTTTATTAGTCTCAACTGAGCCTTACTCGCCAGCCTTTATAGCGCAGTTGCCGGCCCATGTGACTTGTCTTCAATTACCGGCGATTGATGGTCGCATCTCGCTGCCCGCACTCTTAAGCTATTTAGGCAAAAGCTGTAATCAGGTGCTTATCGAAGCGGGCGCGACCTTAGCGGGTGCCTTTATCGGCGCGGGATTAGCCGATGAGTTAGTGCTGTATCAAGCGATGAAAATCCTTGGCGCACAAGGACGTAATCTACTCGAATTACCCGATTATCAAATGATGGCCGATATTCCGACCCTCAAACTGGTCGATGAGCGTAAAGTGGGCGCGGATATGCGTTTCACCTTGCGGCTCACGTCCAATCCATCTTTAGCGAATAAGTGAGTTAACCATGTTTACTGGGATTATTGAGGCCGTAGGCACGCTGCGAAAGCTTGAACGTAAAGGCGATGATATTCGTTTGACGGTCGCCAGTGGCAAACTGGATTTAAGCGATGTGCGTTTAGGCGACAGTATCGCCACCAATGGTGTGTGTTTGACTGTGGTTCAGCAATTAGCCGATGGCTATGTGGCGGATGTGTCGGCTGAAACTGTCAGTCTCACAGGCTTTGCTAACTATAAAGTGGGCACTAAGGTTAATCTTGAAAAAGCCGTTACCCCGACAACTCGCCTCGGCGGGCATATGGTCAGCGGCCATGTGGATGGCATTGCCACCGTAGAGCAGCGTTTGGCGCGGGGTCAAGCGATTGAGTTTTGGTTAGCGGCGCCAACTGAACTGGCGCGCTATATCGCCCATAAAGGTTCTATCACCATCGATGGCGTGAGCCTCACGGTAAACGAAGTCGATGGACACCGTTTTCGTTTAACCATAGTGCCTCATACGGCGGGTGAAACCACACTGGTGGATTTGAAAGCTGGTGATAAGGTTAATATTGAAGTGGATTTAATCGCCCGCTATTTAGAGCGTTTAATGCGCTTTGACTCTAAAGAAACCCAAGGCGGTGGGGTAACCATGGAAATGTTAGCCCGTGCTGGCTTTGTGCGTTAGGGCACTGGCACTTAGCTCACTTAGGTATAGAATTTCATAACAACAGTAAAATCATAAAGGTCCTACAATGGCGCTGCACAGTATAGAAGAGATCATCGAGGATATTCGTCAAGGCAAAATGGTTATTTTGATGGATGACGAAGACAGAGAAAACGAAGGCGACCTGATTATGGCGGCCGAGCTGGTGACGCCTGAAGCGATTAACTTTATGGCGAAATACGGTCGTGGACTTATCTGCCAAACGATGACTAAGGCCCGTTGCCAGCAGTTAAACCTGCCCTTGATGGTGACTAACAACAATGCGCAGTTCTCGACTAACTTTACGGTATCGATTGAAGCGGCTGAAGGCGTAACCACCGGGATTTCGGCCCACGATCGCGCTGTGACTGTTAAAGCTGCCGTGGCTAAAGATGCCAAGGCATCGGATTTAGTACAACCTGGTCATATCTTCCCATTAATGGCGCAGGACGGCGGCGTGTTAACCCGCGCAGGTCACACTGAGGCGGGTTGTGATTTAGCCCGTTTAGCGGGGCTTGAGCCATCGGGCGTGATTGTTGAGATCCTCAATGAAGACGGCACTATGGCCCGTCGCCCTGATTTAGAGATTTTCTCTGAATTGCATGGGATTAAAATCGGCACTATTGCGGCGCTTATCGAATACCGCAACACCAAAGAAACCACTGTCGTGCGTGAAGCCAAATGTAAACTGCCAACCCGCTTTGGCGAGTTCGACATGGTGACCTTTAGGGATACTATCGACAATCAACTGCACTTTGCCTTAGTGAAGGGCGAGGTGAAGCCAGATTGTTTAGTGCGCGTACACTTACAAAATACTTTCAACGATTTACTCCACTCGGAGCGCGATCAGCAGCGTAGTTGGCCGCTTGAAAAAGCCATGGAGCGTATTTCTGCCGAAGGTGGAGTGTTGGTGCTGCTGGGCAATCAAGAGCATACCTGTGAAATTCTCTCTAAAGTCAAAGCCTTTGAAGCAGAAGATCAAGGTCAAGCGCCAGCGTCTGCAAAATGGCAAGGCACTTCGCGCCGCGTGGGTGTAGGTTCGCAAATCCTTGCCAGCCTTGGGGTAACCAAAATGCGTCTCTTAAGTTCGCCTAAGCGTTATCACTCGCTCTCTGGCTTTGGTCTTGAAGTGACTGAATACGTAGCGGAGTAACAGGCCGAGCTTGTTAGACGTTGCACTAAGGTAAAATTAATCATTTGTATAATTTGCATAGGGCTGTGGGCGATTGACTGTGGTATCATGTCGCCACTTTTCGCCCAAGCCGGGTGCTTTAGCTAAATTAGGTAAGAAAATGAACGTAGTTCAAGGTAATATCGAAGCGAAGAATGCCAAAGTTGCGATTGTAATTTCGCGTTTTAACAGCTTTTTAGTTGAGAGCCTGCTTGAAGGTGCACTTGACACGCTGAAACGTTTTGGCCAAGTCAGTGATGAAAACATCACTGTCGTCCGTGTACCTGGTGCGGTTGAGTTACCGCTGGCTGCACGTCGTGTTGCCGCAAGTGGTAAGTTTGACGGTATCATCGCACTTGGTGCTGTGATCCGTGGTGGTACCCCTCATTTTGATTTTGTTGCAGGTGAATGTAACAAAGGTCTAGCTCAAATCGCATTAGAGTTCGATCTGCCCGTTGCCTTCGGTGTATTGACGACAGATACCATTGAACAAGCCATTGAGCGTTCAGGTACTAAAGCAGGTAACAAGGGCGGCGAAGCTGCACTAAGCTTGCTTGAAATGGTCAATGTTCTGCAACAGCTAGAACAACAGTTGTAATAGTAGGAAAAATAATGAAGCCTTCTGAGCGCCGCAAGGCCCGCCGTTTAGCCGTACAAGCCATTTATTCATGGCAACTAAGCGGGAATAATATTGCCGATGTCGAGCACGAGTTTTTAACTGAACAGAGCCTCGACGGTGTTGATGTAGCTTATTTTCGTGAGCTATTTGCAGGCGTAGCAACTAAGAAAACCCAACTGGATGAGTTGTTCATTCCACACTTAGACCGCCCGATTGATGAGGTGTCGCCAGTGGAGAAGGCCATAGTTCGCTTAGCGGCCTATGAGCTGACTTTCCGTAAAGATGTGCCGTTCAAAGTCGCGATTAACGAGGCGATTGAACTGGCTAAAGCTTTCGGTGCGGATGAAAGCCATAAGTTTGTTAATGGATTACTCGACAAACTGGTTGCACGTAAGTAATAAGGACAAACGGTATCTTAGGATACCGTTTTTCATTGCTAACAAAGGTGGCCGATGTGAGTCGCGCCAAACTGTACAGTGAAAGAATTCCAACTTATTGAATGTTATTTCAATCACCGCGGCCCCACGCGCCGTGATGTCAAACTGAGTATTGGCGACGATTGCGCCCTAGTGCAGCCCGCCGAAAACAAGTCGATCGCCATCTCCTGCGATACCTTAGTCGAAAACGTTCACTTCTTCCCCGATATTCCCCCTCAAGCCTTAGGTTACAAAGCCTTAGCTGTGAATCTTTCGGATTTAGCCGCCATGGGGGCTGAACCTGCTTGGATGACGCTTGCGCTTACCTTGCCAGAGGTTAACGAAGCCTGGCTGAGTGGGTTTAGTGAGGGACTCTTCGAAGCTGCGGAATACTATGGTATTGCCCTTATTGGCGGTGATACTACCCGCGGCCCTAGAGCCATTAACATTACCGTGCATGGACAAGTACCGCAGGGTAAGGCGCTGACTCGCCACGGTGCAAAAGCGGGTGACTGGATTTATGTGACAGGTACGCTAGGCGATTCGGCATTAGGGCTGGATTTGATCCGTGGCGTGCAGCATGCGCGTGCGGAGCATAAAGAGTTCTTAATCAATCGCCATTATCGTCCGACGCCTCGAGTGTTAGCGGGTCAATCGTTACGGTCTTTGGCATCCAGTGCCATCGACTTATCCGACGGTTTTATCTCCGACATTGGCCATATCCTCAAAGCATCGCAGGTGGGTGCTGTTGTGGATGTGGGCACGATTCCGTTGTCCCGCGCGATGCAAGATACCGTGAGTGAAGAGCATGCTTTAGGTTATGCGCTAACGGGGGGCGAGGATTATGAGCTGCTCTTTACCGTGCCAGAGGCACAAAAAGGTGCTTTAGAAACGGCACTGAGCCACGCTGGGACTAAGTTTGTGCGGGTTGGGCAAATTTGCGCGGGCAGTAAACTTAAATTGCAACTCAATGGTGAGCCGTTTACGCCGCCATATCATGGTTTTGAGCATTTTTAATGAAGTTGTTATCCCAAGATCAGGCGCTGTCGCGCCTGTCTCTTAAAAATCCGATCCATTTTTTAGCTTTAGGCTTTGGCAGTGGTTTAGCGGCTAAGGCGCCCGGCACCTTTGGTACCTTAGCGGCAGTTCCGCTCTATTTGTTATTGGCGCAATTGCCCTTGAGTTGGTATTTAGCCGTGACCTTAGTATGCGTACTCGCGGGGATTTATATCTGCGATAAGGCGGCTAAGGACATGGGCGTACATGACCATGGCGCAATTGTTTGGGATGAAGTAGCAGGCCTATTAATCACTATGATTGCGGCGCCAGCCGGAGTGCTCTGGTTAGTCGTTGGTTTTGTGCTGTTTCGTCTCTTTGACATCATCAAACCTTGGCCAATCCGTTGGCTCGATGCCAAGGTCGAAGGCGGCTTTGGCATTATGATCGACGATGTATTAGCAGGCATTTTTGCGCTTATTGGTGTGCAGGCCCTGGCTGCTTTTATCCATTAACGAAAGCAGTTTTGTGTTAATTAAGCCGCCGTTAGTGAATGCTAAAGGCGGCTTTTGTTTGTGTCGGTGTTTTAATGCGGATGCCTCGGTTTGACAATAAAGAGATCGGTGCGCAGCTTGTTAATGATATTTCGCGCCGCATTACCTTTAAATGCACTCAACATGCCTTTGCGTTCGGCGCTGCCCATCACCAGCATATTGACGTTGAGCCTGCGGGCCTCATTGGCAATCGTATCTTCGGGCAAGCCTTCTTCAATGTGTAAGTTGCGAGTGCTGAGATTATGCTGCCGTGCCACCGTTGTGAGTCTTGCCTTATATTTGTCCCGTTCACAGAGTTGCTCTTGTTGCTGATGATTAAAGCTCATATAGAAGGGATCGGGCAAGTAACTGTTAATTAAGTGCAGATCATTAGATAGCAAGGTTGCAATCCGTTTACTTTCTTCTATCAGCGTTTCATTAAACTCAAGGTGACTGGTATTTTCATTGTCTAGTTCAAGGGCGGTGAGTACGTGACCATTTTCGTGCCAATCTTCAAGATCGACAAACATCACCGGAATATTAGGCAATCTCAGTAATTGCCATTCATCTGCAATTAAAAATTCACTGAAGAAAGGTGGATAGAATTTATGACTGACGATGATGAGGTCGTAATCTAACTGGCTACATTCATTGACGATAGCATTATGAATTGAATGGGAAAGGCATTCCTTTATACGGATTGGATATTGTTTGTCGGGATAGGCCAAGATAGGCTTTCGCCTGTCATCAGGCATTAACTTTGACTTATCTCTATGAAATAACAGATTAAGATTAAAATTGTGGGTTCGTTTCACTTTTAGGATAGTTAACGATGCGTGGCATTTCCTGGCCAATACGACGGACTTTTTTAGAACCGCGTTGGGGGGAACTGATTCATCCACCGCCGCGAGAATATGCTGGAAAGGCATGCTAAAACTCCTATTGACCTGAGAGGTAATTAAGTCTAGGAAAATAGGGCTCATACGGTAATATTAATTATCGCTATTAAATTTGCAATCTAGCCGATAATAATCTAACTAAAGTTAATAATTAAATTTCATGTAGTTACCTTAATCTACGATAGTGCTTTCGAATATTTTTTTATAATCATGCCTATTTATATAAAAATTTATTCATTCACCCTTCACAAAGGTGATTTTTATTATCATAGGGTATTTGGTATCGAGTATTTAGATATTGGGTTGTTTGAATATTCTAACGTATTCTAAAATTTAATATTATTTATGCTTTAGCTTGGATAATTATTCTGCACAATAAAAATGAAGGCTCTCTCAGAACCTTCATTATGTGTACATCTTTATTTACAAGATTAAGCGAATGACTACTGTAATAACTCCCGTGCATTGGCTAAGGTGTTGGTGGTAATCGTATCGCCACCGAGTAATCTGGCGAGCTCTTGGATACGTTGTTCCTTATCTAAAGGCGTCATAGTGGTTTCAGTACTTCCTGCCTTGTTGAATTTATTCACAAACATATGTTGATGACCATTACCTGCAACTTGCGGCAAGTGGGTTACACACAGTACTTGGGTCGATTCGCCAAGGCTACGCAGCATACGTCCAACCACGGCTGCAGTGGGGCCCGAGATCCCAACATCCACCTCATCGAAAATGAGTGTTGGTGTGGCAACCTTTTTCGCGGTAATGACTTGAATACCTAAGCCAATACGTGACAATTCGCCGCCTGAGGCAACCCTAGATATAGGTTGTAATGGCTGGCCAGGGTTGGTGGTGACCATAAACTCTATATTATCGCTGCCATTCATCGACATGATTTCTGGGTTGAAATTCACTTCAATGGTGAACTTACCCTTAGGCATATTGAGTTCGTGGATGGATTGAGTCACCAACTTATCCAACTCTTTCGCATAACGGGCGCGGCTCTGACTCAGCTTTTGCGCGTTAGCGAGGTAGGCCACTTTACTGGCCTCCAGTTGGCGTTGGATATCTTCTAGCTTATTTTCATCATCATCGAGTGTGGTGAGTTCGGCCCTGAGGGCGAGATGATGCTCGGCTAATTTGTCTGGGTTAACATGGTGCTTACGGGCCAGTTGCATGGCTTTAGAGAGCCTTTCCTCTAAATAGGCAAAATGCGCGGGGTCGAGTTCAAGTTTACTTAGGTAGTGCTGCAATTCGCCTGCGCTCTCTTGCACTTGAATTAGCGCTTCGTTCAGCATAGTGCTGACATTGGTTAATGCGGGATCATAGCTTTGCAAATTCTCTGCAAGGCCAACGGCTTTATTCAGTAGTGACTCGATATTGCTCTCTTCACCATCCGTGAGCAAAAACAGGCTGGCTTGGCAGCTATCGACCAATTCGGTGCCGTTTGCGAGACGTTTGTGTTCCTGTTCAATCTCTTCAAATTCACCGACCTTGAGATCAAACTCATCTAACTCTTCAACTTGATATTGCACCAGTTGTTTACGGGCGATACGTTCCTGCTGTGAGGCTTCTAATTGTTTGAGTTCGGCTTCAATTTGTTTACAGCGCTGATAGCTTGCCGCTACTGTGTCTATCAGTAGTCTGTGATTGGCGTAGCTATCGAGTAAGGTGAGCTGGTGTTCACTCTTTAACATTGCATGGTGGGCGTGCTGGCCATGAATCCCCACAAGCAATTGTCCCAGTAATTTCAGTTGAGTTAACGGCACAGGATTGCCATTGATATAGGCGCGTGAGCGGCCATCACTGCCAATGGTTCGACGCAGAATACACTCATCATCGAGTTCGAGATCGTTATCTTCGAGCCAGCGTTTTGCCAGAGGCACATCCTCGAGTGAAAATCGGGCACTGACTTCGGTTTTGCTCGCGCCAGGGCGAACACTGCTGGCATCGGCACGGTTGCCTAGGCACAAACCTAGCGCGTCGATGGCAATGGATTTCCCCGCGCCAGTCTCACCGGTAATGCTGGTCATACCGGGGCGAAAGTCCAGTTCAAGGAAACGTACGATAGCGAAATTGTTGATGCTGAGTTGGCAAAGCATAGTGAGTTCCTGTCGAAAAACTTACCAAATCACTGTATTGATAAACAGTATATACTGAATTTATATACAGTAAAGTGGCTTTGGGTGAATATTCGACATGTCGCTATATTGTAAAAT comes from the Shewanella mangrovisoli genome and includes:
- a CDS encoding TIGR00341 family protein, translated to MSEDIKDHKEITRANIRVNAQLDVPFLAMNTLAAIIASYGLLANSAAVVIGAMIVAMLFSPILGLALGLVEGEKLLVRHAIKSLIVGSILVYFTAFLIGFLHSDIPITPEIMARTAPNFLDLMVAFAGGAAGAYATISPRLSTSFVGVAIATALVPPLCASAILLGHGNFELARGAFLLTFTNIVAIQFVSSVVLWLNGFHGFYFWQKSSLWELLKRNFITLILLVILVIALSVNLHNVVARQLYESKVTRIVSEQLLKFPNMRLIKVGIEEEASQWIVRVTVGGIKKPDASFVRLLESELTQTGQVKPATVRVRYFQVDVIDRDGDVKAIQEQD
- the ettA gene encoding energy-dependent translational throttle protein EttA, which produces MAQFVYSMLRVGKVVPPKKQILKDISLSFFPGAKIGVLGLNGSGKSTLLRIMAGIDTEIEGEARPMPGLKIGYLPQEPKLDPTQTVREAIEEAVSEAKNALKRLDEVYAAYADPDADFDALAKEQGELEAIIQAQDAHNLDNILERAANALRLPDWDEKIEVLSGGERRRVAICRLLLEKPEMLLLDEPTNHLDAESVAWLEHFLQEYSGTVVAITHDRYFLDNAAGWILELDRGEGIPWEGNYSSWLEQKDARLKQESAAESARQKTIAKELEWVRQGAKGRQSKGKARMARFEELNTSDYQKRNETNELFIPPGPRLGDKVIEVNNLTKSYGDRVLIDNLSFSIPKGAIVGIIGANGAGKSTLFRMLSGSEQPDSGTIELGETVQLASVEQFRDSMNDKNTIWQEISGGQDIMRINNMEIPSRAYVGRFNFRGADQQKVIGTLSGGERNRVHLAKLLQAGGNVLLLDEPTNDLDVETLRALEEAILEFPGCAMVISHDRWFLDRIATHILDYRDEGQVNFYEGNYTEYSAWLKNTYGADVVEPHRLKYKRMTK
- the glyA gene encoding serine hydroxymethyltransferase, whose translation is MLKKDMNIADYDPELFNAIQNETLRQEEHIELIASENYTSPRVMQAQGSQLTNKYAEGYPGKRYYGGCEYVDVVETLAIERAKQLFGATYANVQPHSGSQANSAVYMALLKPGDTVLGMNLAHGGHLTHGSPVNFSGRLYNIIPYGIDESGKIDYDEMERLAVEHKPKMMIGGFSAYSGIVDWARMREIADKIGAYLFVDMAHVAGLIAAGVYPNPVPHAHVVTSTTHKTLAGPRGGIILSAADDEELYKKLNSAVFPGGQGGPLMHVIAGKAVAFKEALEPEFKAYQQQVVKNAKAMVEVFLERGYKIVSGGTDNHLMLVDLIGRDLTGKEADAALGSANITVNKNSVPNDPRSPFVTSGVRIGTPAITRRGFKEAEAKELTGWICDILDDAHNPAVIERVKGQVLALCARFPVYG
- the nrdR gene encoding transcriptional regulator NrdR, which translates into the protein MHCPFCSATDTKVIDSRLVAEGHQVRRRRECTECHERFTTFEGAELVMPRVIKRDGTRQPFDEEKLQAGMLRAVEKRPVSMDEIEQALSKIKSTLRATGEREVPSEMIGNLMMEQLMSLDKVAYIRFASVYRAFEDVSEFGEAIAKLQK
- the ribD gene encoding bifunctional diaminohydroxyphosphoribosylaminopyrimidine deaminase/5-amino-6-(5-phosphoribosylamino)uracil reductase RibD: MNWSELDNQMMSRAIQLARKGFYTTRPNPSVGCVIVKDNHIVGEGYHQKAGEPHAEVHALRMAGELARGGTAYVTLEPCSHYGRTPPCALALINIGVKRVVVAVEDPNPQVGGRGIQMLRDAGIQVDVGLHRDEAYALNLGFMKRMESGLPWVTVKLAASLDGKTALSNGVSKWITGPEARRDVQRLRLRACALVTGIETVLADDPSLNVRYSELSSLSSQLSEAQILQPLRVILDSRCRMPITAALLTIESPILLVSTEPYSPAFIAQLPAHVTCLQLPAIDGRISLPALLSYLGKSCNQVLIEAGATLAGAFIGAGLADELVLYQAMKILGAQGRNLLELPDYQMMADIPTLKLVDERKVGADMRFTLRLTSNPSLANK